ACATGATTCATTAAACCTTGTAAGTTTCCTATTTTTGCAACTGCTCTATTTCCAAAAGTTTTTAATGGGTCGTCTGTTAATTCACCTTCGCCTATATAGGCTTTAATGATCCCTTTAGGATCGTCTGTACTAATTCTTCCATATGTTAGTGGCATGGCGGGTGTACGACCATCTAAAGCACCATACGTGTTTTCAACACCAACACTAGTACCTAAAATAGGTGCATTACTAATTTCGATATCCGGTAAAAATGACTTTGCCCAATTTCCACAATGGAACAGCACGCATTTTTCTGGGTCGTCTGCATAGTTATTATTCCAATCTACTAAAGCACTTGGAGAACCCGATGCTAATTGCATCGCATACATACTTAAAGTTCCTGTAACGTCAACTTCACAAGCCGAGGGTAGCATATTCTCGGACATGATACTCATAGTTGTACACACATTACATCCAAAATTTTGTTGTAAAGAGGTCCAGCACTGAATGGCAGTAGCGTCTAATTCATATTCATCAACATAATCATTTAGAACAACATCCAGTTTTGCTATTTGAATCATAGCATCATTAGGTGTTTTTCCTTTTGGAGCGTAAGCATTTATTTTATCTAAGTGCTGTTTAACCGAAGCATCATCCTTAGTAAGTTTGTTTGCTTTCCCAAGAATTTCAGATAAATCTGCTGTTACAACTGTGATACCATTTCTTTGTAATATTTTTTCAGAATAACGCACTGTGTTAAATGCTCCTGGTCTAGCACCTATAGCACCAATTCTAATATTTCTC
The genomic region above belongs to Mariniflexile litorale and contains:
- a CDS encoding L-fucose/L-arabinose isomerase family protein, which translates into the protein MSKKSLSIGIIIGNRDFFPDSLVEKARTEIVDVFAKLNLKPILLETTDTKLGGVETYKDSQKCADLFKKHRDELAGILVLLPNFGDERGVADTLKLANLNVPVLIQAYPDELSKMNVVNRRDSWCGKISVCNNLYQYGIKYSLTSQHVSHPTDPVFQKDLKDFISVCRVVKGMRNIRIGAIGARPGAFNTVRYSEKILQRNGITVVTADLSEILGKANKLTKDDASVKQHLDKINAYAPKGKTPNDAMIQIAKLDVVLNDYVDEYELDATAIQCWTSLQQNFGCNVCTTMSIMSENMLPSACEVDVTGTLSMYAMQLASGSPSALVDWNNNYADDPEKCVLFHCGNWAKSFLPDIEISNAPILGTSVGVENTYGALDGRTPAMPLTYGRISTDDPKGIIKAYIGEGELTDDPLKTFGNRAVAKIGNLQGLMNHVCRNGFEHHVVMNASKTGAILEEALGNYMGWDIYNHKG